In Capsicum annuum cultivar UCD-10X-F1 chromosome 11, UCD10Xv1.1, whole genome shotgun sequence, one genomic interval encodes:
- the LOC107848291 gene encoding dr1-associated corepressor, which produces MRKRLDTRFPAARIKKIMQADEDVGKIAMAVPLLVSKALELFLQDLCDRTYDITLKKGAKTMNSFHLKQCIQSFNVFDFLKDVVSRVPDLGGPDAGAESATKRRKVADEDDHDSDDDIKRNHANETANNSSSGRGRGRGRGRGRGRGARAAEKGDSNVHSEKLEDPAGVSHQKDDEKPKQNDERMVDYVAEPAADTKNISAAKSSEAVPARNFDLNIDLNESVESTPIPSEAPSSSTAPPPPEVLLPPEVKHEEIPGWSLSEMEKMAIDPIQLANLNKGLDEEEEDYDEEG; this is translated from the exons ATGAGGAAGAGGCTTGATACCAGATTTCCTGCA GCTCGGATTAAGAAGATCATGCAAGCTGATGAGGATGTGGGGAAGATTGCCATGGCTGTTCCTCTTTTAGTAT CAAAAGCTCTTGAACTCTTTCTGCAAGATCTTTGTGACCGTACGTATGATATCACCCTCAAGAAAGGAGCGAAAACTATGAATTCTTTCCATTT GAAACAATGTATCCAGAGCTTTAATGTGTTTGATTTCCTCAAGGATGTAGTGAGTCGGGTTCCTGATCTAGGGGGGCCAGATGCTGGTGCTGAATCTGCtaccaaaagaag GAAAGTTGCTGATGAAGACGATCATGACAGTGATGATGATATCAAAAGGAATCACGCG AATGAGACTGCAAACAACAGTAGTAGTGGGAGGGGACGAGGCAGGGGTAGGGGTAGAGGCCGTGGTAGAGGAGCACGAGCAGCAGAGAAAGGTGACTCCAATGTTCACAGCGAAAAACTTGAAGATCCTGCTGGTGTTTCACATCAAAAGGATGACGAGAAGCCAAAGCAAAACGATGAAAGGATGGTGGACTATGTAGCAGAACCAGCAGCAGATACAAAGAACATTTCAGCTGCTAAATCCTCAGAAGCCGTCCCCGCTAGAAACTTCGATCTCAATATTGACTTAAACGAGAGTGTGGAATCGACACCAATACCATCTGAAGCCCCTTCGTCATCAACAGCTCCACCGCCTCCTGAAGTGCTTCTGCCTCCTGAAGTGAAGCATGAGGAAATCCCTGGATGGTCCTTGTCCGAGATGGAAAAGATGGCCATCGATCCAATTCAACTGGCCAACTTAAACAAAGGGTTAGACGAGGAAGAGGAAGATTACGACGAAGAAGGATAG